Proteins encoded by one window of Nyctibius grandis isolate bNycGra1 chromosome 15, bNycGra1.pri, whole genome shotgun sequence:
- the KCNJ16 gene encoding inward rectifier potassium channel 16: protein MGKMTEQSGCYRPVNVQGNKISYQGTCQESPDMGMKRLQKRFLHKDGSCNVYFKHIFGEWESYVVDIFTTLVDIKWRHMFVIFSLSYVLSWLFFGLVFWLIAIQHGDLFNDEEITPCVANVHSFTGAFLFSLETQTTIGYGYRCVTEECSVAILMVILQSVLSCIIDTFIIGAALAKMATARKRAQTIRFSYYAVVGLRDDKFCLMWRIGDFRPNHMVEGSVRAQLLRYKEDKEGRMTMEYKDLKLLNDQIILVTPVTVVHEIDSESPLYGLDRKALAKDNFEILVTFVYTGDSTGTSHQSRSSYVPREILWGHRFNDVLHVKKKYYKVDCLQFEETTEVYAPHCSAMQLDRKEREWNRTEKTREKEAETSALEIKSFTTNQKSFSAVALITSYEDPEDPVTAVNQPSGEVSYQKAAVTLSRLSLESQI from the coding sequence ATGGGAAAGATGACTGAACAGAGTGGTTGCTATAGGCCTGTAAACGTACAGGGAAATAAGATCAGTTACCAAGGCACTTGTCAAGAAAGCCCTGACATGGGGATGAAAAGATTGCAGAAGCGATTTCTCCACAAGGATGGCAGCTGCAATGTGTACTTCAAACACATCTTTGGGGAATGGGAGAGCTATGTGGTGGACATATTTACCACACTGGTGGACATCAAATGGCGCCATATGTTTGTGATATTCTCATTGTCCTATGTTCTTTCATGGTTGTTCTTTGGACTAGTCTTCTGGCTGATAGCAATCCAACACGGAGATTTATTCAATGATGAAGAAATAACCCCCTGTGTTGCAAATGTCCATAGCTTCACAGGAGCATTCCTATTCTCCCTTGAAACCCAAACGACCATCGGTTATGGTTACCGCTGTGTTACAGAAGAGTGCTCTGTTGCAATCCTCATGGTTATCCTACAGTCAGTATTGAGCTGCATTATTGACACCTTCATAATTGGAGCAGCCTTGGCTAAAATGGCCACAGCTCGAAAAAGAGCTCAAACCATTCGTTTCAGCTACTATGCTGTAGTAGGCTTAAGGGATGATAAATTTTGCCTCATGTGGCGCATTGGTGATTTCCGGCCAAATCACATGGTTGAGGGCTCTGTACGAGCTCAGCTTCTGCGCTACAAGGAAGACAAGGAAGGGAGGATGACGATGGAATACAAGGACTTGAAGTTGCTAAATGACCAGATCATACTTGTTACACCCGTGACAGTCGTACATGAAATTGATAGTGAGAGTCCCTTGTATGGTCTAGACCGGAAAGCTCTGGCCAAGGACAACTTTGAAATCTTGGTCACGTTTGTCTACACAGGTGATTCGACAGGAACTTCACATCAGTCAAGAAGCTCATATGTCCCCAGAGAGATTCTTTGGGGCCATAGGTTTAACGATGTCTTACacgtaaagaaaaaatactataaGGTGGATTGCTTACAGTTTGAAGAAACCACAGAAGTTTATGCTCCTCACTGCAGTGCTATGCAGCTGGATCGAAAGGAGCGAGAATGGAACCGAACTGAGAAGACACGGGAAAAAGAAGCTGAGACATCAGCACTGGAGATCAAGTCATTTACTACTAACCAAAAGTCATTTAGTGCAGTTGCCCTCATCACCAGTTATGAAGATCCAGAAGACCCAGTGACAGCTGTCAATCAGCCTTCTGGAGAAGTTTCTTATCAGAAAGCAGCTGTGACCTTAAGTAGGCTATCATTAGAGTCCCAGATCTAG
- the KCNJ2 gene encoding inward rectifier potassium channel 2 produces MGSVRTNRYSIVSSEEDGMKLATMAVANGFGNGKSKVHTRQQCRSRFVKKDGHCNVQFINVGEKGQRYLADIFTTCVDIRWRWMLVIFCLTFILSWLFFGCVFWLIALLHGDLENQENNKPCVSQVSSFTAAFLFSIETQTTIGYGFRCVTDECPIAVFMVVFQSIVGCIIDAFIIGAVMAKMAKPKKRNETLVFSHNAVVAMRDGKLCLMWRVGNLRKSHLVEAHVRAQLLKSRITSEGEYIPLDQIDINVGFDSGIDRIFLVSPITIVHEIDEDSPLYDLSKQDMDNADFEIVVILEGMVEATAMTTQCRSSYLANEILWGHRYEPVLFEEKNYYKVDYSRFHKTYEVPNTPICSARDLAEKKYILSNANSFCYENEVALTSKEEDEIDTGVPESMSTDTHPDMDHHNQAGVPLEPRPLRRESEI; encoded by the coding sequence ATGGGCAGCGTGCGAACCAACCGCTACAGCATCGTGTCTTCGGAAGAGGACGGCATGAAGCTGGCAACCATGGCCGTTGCCAACGGCTTTGGGAACGGAAAGAGTAAGGTACACACCAGACAGCAATGCAGGAGCCGCTTTGTCAAAAAAGATGGCCACTGCAACGTCCAGTTTATTAACGTGGGTGAGAAGGGACAGCGATACCTGGCAGACATCTTCACCACTTGCGTGGACATCCGCTGGAGGTGGATGCTAGTTATCTTCTGCCTGACTTTCATCctctcctggcttttttttggcTGTGTGTTTTGGTTGATTGCGCTGTTGCACGGGGATCTGGAGaatcaagaaaataacaaaCCTTGTGTCTCTCAAGTGAGCAGCTTCACCGCAGCCTTTCTGTTCTCCATTGAGACCCAGACCACGATCGGCTACGGCTTCAGGTGTGTCACAGACGAGTGCCCCATCGCAGTGTTCATGGTGGTTTTCCAGTCTATAGTAGGCTGCATCATTGATGCCTTCATCATTGGTGCTGTCATGGCAAAGATGGCTAAgccaaaaaagagaaatgaaactcTAGTCTTCAGCCACAATGCCGTGGTGGCCATGAGAGACGGAAAACTGTGCCTGATGTGGCGTGTTGGAAACCTGAGGAAAAGCCACTTGGTGGAGGCACATGTGCGAGCACAGCTCCTCAAATCCAGGATCACGTCAGAAGGGGAGTACATCCCTTTGGATCAAATAGACATCAACGTAGGGTTTGACAGCGGGATAGACCGCATATTCCTGGTCTCCCCAATTACAATAGTACACGAGATAGATGAAGACAGTCCTTTGTATGACTTGAGCAAACAAGACATGGACAATGCTGACTTTGAAATTGTAGTAATATTAGAGGGCATGGTGGAAGCTACTGCCATGACTACCCAGTGCCGCAGCTCATATCTGGCAAACGAGATCCTCTGGGGCCACCGCTATGAGCCTGTACTCTTCGAAGAGAAAAACTACTACAAAGTGGACTACTCGAGGTTCCACAAAACATACGAAGTGCCCAACACACCCATCTGTAGTGCCAGAGACttagcagaaaagaaatacatcCTCTCTAACGCAAACTCCTTTTGCTACGAGAACGAAGTGGCCCTCACCAGCAAAGAGGAGGACGAGATTGACACTGGGGTGCCTGAGAGCATGAGCACAGACACCCACCCGGACATGGACCACCACAACCAAGCAGGGGTGCCTCTAGAGCCACGGCCGCTACGGCGGGAGTCGGAAATATGA